GCCAACGGGGTATTTTTTAACTCCGGGCAGGTCTGCGATGCCGGTACCCGCGCCTATATTCACCGCAGTATTTACGACCGCTTCCTGGCCGCGCTTGCAGACTATACCGCCACGCTGAAAATGGCCCCGGGCCTCGATCCGGAATGCTTTATTAGCCCGCTGGTCTCAGCCAAACAGCAGGACACGGTGCTGTCATACATTGACGCTGGCGTGCGCGAAGGGGCGACCGTTTACTATGGCGGACGTTCCCAGGACCGGGAGGGTTTCTTCGTCGAACCGACCATTTTTGCCCACTGCCGCAATGATATGCGCATTGTGCAGGAAGAGATTTTCGGCCCGGTGCTGGTCACCGCGCCGTTCGATACCGTCGAAGAGGCGGTTGAGCTTGCCAACGACTCGCCGTTTGGCCTGGCCGCCGCAATCTATTCGAACGATCTGGCCCGCGTGCATACCCTCATTCCCCAACTACATGCCGGTTCGGTGTATGTGAACGCCCACAGCACCATCGACCCGGCGCTGCCGTTCGGTGGTTTCAAGGAGTCCGGCTTTGGTAAAGATCTCGGCCCCGAGCAGCTTGACTACCTGATGGAAACCAAAACCGTGTGGATCACCTTGCCTTCATAGTCCGGGTTATCGGCCCTTCCGGTGCAGCGTCATGCTGCCCGGAAGCGGCCTGGTACGGCACAACGCACTGAGCTAACGAGCCGGCGACCGCCTGGCTTAATGAATTCTTATTGCTTCACCCTTCTCTACCCTGGGGGACACTATGCAACCAGAATCAACCGCAGTGAAAGGGACAAGCAGTGAACAAAGTCCAATAGAAGGACGCTCGATCGACTTTGTGCCAGAACAGGAACGCACCGATAAACTCTCCAGTCAGGGACCCTTCTGGTTTGTCGGCAATTTTACTTTTTTTACCATGACCATCGGCTTTGTTGGGCCGAGCGTCGGACTTGATGCGCTATGGACCACGATTGCGGGCACCCTGGGCATTATGTTCGGGACCTTGTTCATGGCTTTCCACGGATCGCAGGGACCGCACCTGGGGCTGCCGCAGATGATCCAGTCGCGTGCGCAGTTTGGCTATCGCGGCGTGGTGTTGGTATTACTCGCCACGCTGTTTGTGTTTGCCGGCTTCAATATCGTCAACCTGGTGCTGATGATGCAGGGGTTGAAAACGCTGTTCAGCTGGAACCCGTTCCAGGTCGCGCTGGCCGTGACGGTACCGGCGACCATTCTGGCTATCCTCGGCCACCACTGGATGCACAAAACCTTCAAATGGTCGTTGTTTTTATCGTTGCCGTTGTACGGTCTGGTGACGCTGGCGGTGCTGATGGGCTGGGTTCATGACGCTCCGGTCGTTGAAGGGGCGGCGAAGGCGGCGCCTTTGGGCTTTAACTGGACAGGCTTTGTTGCTCAGTTTGCGGCGGCCGCCAGTTACAACATCGCTTACGCCCCGTATGTGTCCGACTATTCGCGCTATCTGCCGAAAAATACCTCCAGCGGTAAATTGATCGCCGCAGTGTTCCTGGGGGCATCGCTGTCAGGAGCCTGGATGATCTCGGTGGGCGGCTGGCTGGCATCTCATCTGCGCGCGACGGATGTGCTGGTGGCGCTCAATATGGTTGGCGCCAACTTTTCTCCTCATCTGGGAACTGCTGTTGTGGCCATCACTATCCTGGCGTTCCTGCCGGTGATTGCGATGAACATCTACAGCGCCAAACTGACCGCCATTACCAGCGTGGACTCCTTCAGGAAGATAGAGCCGA
This Citrobacter enshiensis DNA region includes the following protein-coding sequences:
- a CDS encoding purine-cytosine permease family protein, which encodes MQPESTAVKGTSSEQSPIEGRSIDFVPEQERTDKLSSQGPFWFVGNFTFFTMTIGFVGPSVGLDALWTTIAGTLGIMFGTLFMAFHGSQGPHLGLPQMIQSRAQFGYRGVVLVLLATLFVFAGFNIVNLVLMMQGLKTLFSWNPFQVALAVTVPATILAILGHHWMHKTFKWSLFLSLPLYGLVTLAVLMGWVHDAPVVEGAAKAAPLGFNWTGFVAQFAAAASYNIAYAPYVSDYSRYLPKNTSSGKLIAAVFLGASLSGAWMISVGGWLASHLRATDVLVALNMVGANFSPHLGTAVVAITILAFLPVIAMNIYSAKLTAITSVDSFRKIEPTTKARIVAIIFVVLLQLGVAMSIYNSSSGLSVLNIYLVVMLYFLVPWTAVNLTDYFFVRRGRYAIPHFFQPHGNIYGRWGARGLLSYLAGFLAMVPFFCIFDGGREVFVGPIARAMGSVDLAWLVGLIASSIVYYVSCRSLNLHHEEAVISHIELHMPEYTTGNKGVPVAIVQNQNGAR